A single window of Lonchura striata isolate bLonStr1 chromosome 20, bLonStr1.mat, whole genome shotgun sequence DNA harbors:
- the STYXL1 gene encoding serine/threonine/tyrosine-interacting-like protein 1: MAGVMFCEPRHLYNIINQYRWRSRLAEPNYLCLLDARSQCEFDESHIITAQRIKLSPAGEYVIPNPEVLSYVRFCVVYDHDTGFLDSTDYQEEEEEEEEETGTTASETEISSSDPLCSENGGEDALFHARNLEQFTRHPVLLLKGGYRRFSASYHFLKSHKTLWMPQELDTFQPYPVEILPAKLYMGNFKQASDKQIQKDLKIKALVNISEQPVTLFAEEGKSLHVSVPDSLEADLFSSFPTISHFIDAQLAVGAVLVSSSLGISRSSTATMAYLMHSCRFSLQRAWKYLLKCKMNMRPHRGFVEQLSAWETQIYGFPVTDVSEPNY; this comes from the exons ATGGCGGGGGTGATGTTCTGCGAGCCCCGACACCTCTACAACATCATCAACCAGTACCGGTGGAGGTCGCGGCTGGCGGAGCCCAACTACCTGTGCCTGCTGG atgccCGTTCTCAGTGTGAATTCGATGAGAGCCACATTATTACGGCCCAAAGGATTAAACTG AGTCCTGCAGGGGAGTATGTGATCCCGAATCCCGAGGTGCTGAGCTATGTCAGATTCTGTGTGGTGTACGACCATGACACTGGCTTTTTGGATTCCACTGACTatcaggaggaggaggaggaggaggaagaagaaacagGTAC cactgcTTCAGAGACTGAAATCAGCAGCTCAGATCCCTTGTGTTCCGAGA ATGGTGGGGAAGATGCCCTCTTCCATGCCAGAAACTTGGAACAGTTCACCCGCCACCCTGTGCTCCTCCTGAAGGGAGGGTACAGGCGTTTTTCAGCTTCTTACCATTTCCTGAAGAGCCACAAGACACTGTGGATGCCTCAG GAACTGGACACCTTCCAGCCATACCCTGTAGAAATACTGCCTGCAAAGCTATATATGGGCAATTTCAAGCAGGCCAGTGACAAACAAATTCAGAAAGATCTGAAGATCAAAGCACTGGTCAACATCTCTGAACAGCCTGTAACACT GTTTGCAGAAGAAGGTAAATCCCTCCATGTATCTGTTCCCGATTCACTTGAAGCagatcttttttcttccttccccacCATTTCTCATTTCATAG ATGCTCAGCTGGCTGTGGGAGCAGTGCTGGTGTCCTCCAGCCTGGGgatcagcaggagcagcacagccaccaTGGCCTATCTGATGCACTCCTGCCGCTTTTCCCTGCAG AGAGCTTGGAAATAccttctgaaatgcaaaatgaaCATGAGGCCACACCGGGGCTTTGTGGAGCAGCTCTCAGCCTGGGAGACCCAAATCTATGGGTTCCCAGTCACAGATGTGTCTGAACCAAATTACTGA
- the TMEM120A gene encoding transmembrane protein 120A produces MAWGASLAECLREWEELQDGYQRIQDNHRLYKQKLEELTKLQDGISSSIARQKKRLKELSLSLRKCKAQATPEQEASIQETQSLIKERQNVFFEMEAYLPKKNGLYLSLVLGNVNVTLLSKQAKFAYKDEYEKFKLYLTIILLIVSFSCRFLLNSRVTDAVFNFLLVWYYCTLTIRESILINNGSKIKGWWVFHHYISTFLSGVMLTWPDGLMYQMFRNQFLSFSMYQSFVQFLQYYYQSGCLYRLRALGERHNMDLTVEGFQSWMWRGLTFLLPFLFFGQFWQLYNAITLFRMLQHPECKEWQVLMCGLPFSILFLGNFFTTLRVVHQKIQNKNQDTKEN; encoded by the exons ATGGCCTGGGGCGCCTCGCTCGCCGAGTGCCTGCGCGagtgggaggagctgcaggacgGCTACCAGCGCATCCAG GACAACCACAGGCTGTACAAGCAGAAACTCGAGGAGCTGACCAAGCTGCAGGATGGGATCTCCAGCTCCATTGCCCGGCAGAAGAAGCGGCTGAAGGAGCTGTCGCTCTCCCTCAGAAA ATGCAAAGCCCAGGCGACTCCCGAGCAGGAAGCATCCATCCAAGAGACCCAGAGCCTGATTAAAGAGAGGCAGAACGTGTTCTTTGAGATGGAGGCCTATCTGCCAAAGAAGAACGG GTTGTACCTGAGTCTGGTGCTCGGCAATGTGAACGTGACACTGCTCAGCAAACAGGCCAA GTTTGCATACAAAGATGAGTACGAGAAGTTCAAGCTCTACCTCAccatcatcctcctcattgtctcCTTCTCCTGTCGGTTCCTCCTCAACTCCAG GGTGACAGACGCCGTCTTTAACTTCCTCCTGGTGTGGTACTACTGCACCCTCACCATCCGCGAGAGCATCTTGATCAACAATGGCTCCAA GATCAAAGGCTGGTGGGTTTTCCATCACTATATCTCCACCTTCCTCTCAGGTGTCATGCTGACGTG GCCAGATGGGCTCATGTACCAGATGTTCAGGAACCAGtttctctccttctccatgTACCAGA GCTTTGTGCAGTTCCTGCAGTATTACTACCAGAGTGGGTGCTTGTACCGGCTGCGAGCGCTGGGAGAGAGGCACAACATGGATCTGACTGTGG AGGGCTTCCAGTCCTGGATGTGGAGAGGCCTCACGTTCCTGcttcccttcctcttctttgggcag TTCTGGCAGCTCTACAACGCCATCACCCTGTTCCGCATGCTCCAGCACCCCGAGTGCAAGGAGTGGCAG GTCCTCATGTGCGGCCTCCCCTTCTCCATCCTCTTCCTGGGCAACTTCTTCACCACCCTCCGTGTCGTCCACCAGAAGATTCAGAACAAGAACCAGGACACGAAGGAGAACTGA